In one window of Desulforhabdus amnigena DNA:
- a CDS encoding RluA family pseudouridine synthase, translated as MTISDGGKRPAPPSAGLPHFTHWHVDMACRNVPLVDHLAGEALISNEEALDLIDFGSVQVDGRQERNPTRRLKGNEEIRLYWPWNGVHRFYEIDPGRILYRDRYLLAYDKEPGVPSQQTPADGYNNLFAALFRHFERKDALSPYVALHHRLDQETSGVMVFALDRSANRSLGEAFEHRKVEKDYLAWVKGKPSEARWISNEDIGRKGGRYCVFPRGHGKHAETAFQVIHAEADHTLLRARPLTGRTHQIRLHLAAAGHPILGDRLYGGPPSKRLYLHAYRLTLPHPITKSELVLTAPVPSDWPPPHSITIPAEPGT; from the coding sequence ATGACAATTTCTGATGGCGGAAAAAGGCCCGCCCCTCCCTCCGCAGGCCTTCCCCATTTCACTCACTGGCATGTGGACATGGCATGCCGCAATGTTCCTCTGGTGGATCACCTGGCGGGGGAAGCCCTCATATCCAATGAAGAAGCCCTGGACCTCATCGACTTCGGGTCGGTCCAGGTCGACGGTCGACAGGAAAGAAATCCCACACGGCGACTCAAGGGAAACGAGGAAATCCGCCTCTATTGGCCGTGGAACGGGGTGCACCGCTTTTATGAAATCGATCCTGGCCGCATCCTGTATCGGGATCGCTATCTTCTGGCCTACGACAAGGAACCGGGAGTCCCCAGCCAGCAGACTCCGGCCGACGGCTACAACAACCTCTTCGCCGCGCTCTTCCGCCATTTCGAAAGGAAAGATGCCTTGAGCCCCTATGTCGCTCTCCACCATCGCCTCGATCAGGAAACGAGCGGCGTCATGGTCTTCGCCCTGGACCGGTCGGCCAACCGCAGCTTGGGAGAAGCCTTTGAACATCGCAAGGTGGAGAAGGACTATCTGGCGTGGGTAAAAGGAAAGCCTTCAGAAGCCCGCTGGATTTCAAACGAGGATATCGGACGGAAGGGGGGGCGATACTGCGTCTTCCCCAGGGGACACGGAAAACATGCCGAAACCGCTTTTCAAGTCATCCACGCGGAGGCGGATCACACGCTTCTTCGCGCCCGCCCTCTCACGGGCCGCACTCATCAAATACGGCTCCATCTGGCAGCTGCAGGCCATCCCATTCTGGGGGACCGTCTCTACGGAGGCCCTCCGTCCAAAAGGCTTTATCTCCACGCTTACCGGCTGACTCTCCCTCACCCCATCACGAAATCGGAACTGGTTCTGACGGCTCCCGTGCCTTCGGACTGGCCTCCCCCTCACTCGATAACCATTCCAGCTGAACCAGGCACCTGA
- a CDS encoding dynamin family protein has product MNEYLQFKGKIQQRVEMLEGAVRELELSGLAKRGVLSRWSESLDQVKTSLQDSLVRIAVVGAVKSGKSTLINTLLGRDLLMRGAGIITAFITRIQTNGRVGGWVELKPWAQIQKELNASLRMFPLYQEEMSESDALDIRCAEDRERLKAFLDRAQIEWQQNLGRLDPHFILLKGYLEGYFQLRDEMDEDVRRLVLDEDSIGRHRHYVGREGQAVYVRDMELHYPVPWLGQRVEIADCQGSDSPNSLHFELLQRYLLKSQFILYVISSRTGLREADFKLLDFIKTLRMFPQTFFILNVDLDAHPHVEDLNALVNRVRSELSWVVPRPALFAFSGLYHLIDQLHEELPEREGRRLEFWKEDAALARCTEGDFAAFREEMRRRIVSQRTRILLGSGLSRLSMVAAGILDTARAQKRFIDENLGSLKEFTGQLKTKQKALQGTLRTLENAIAGLQDSVKQELDQAADGYFHLKEGLLVGETLDMVEHYPISEKYYRELTDYRQFLHKLYHFYREFRQSISRYLVEKVNVRVIEFAKEQEAFLHDRLSESSQSFWALFGSALEDYRREMAQFQIDLRAPGDLRHCQWPSMEMIIPPTFSPFMDQEALGPGVLLMKFGLGCFTRFLTGIKSRMGKQRDLLQWRPQESETIQEAVSLVKSETKSELLHAFQEYHKSFKFRYLHRLLDEMTRFLLEEFRLRAEMTELDFVGILKQSEVEGKGRAAMRDLLIRTVELTEGMAAELDELRCLVQLEWLSSEGEASPKAREPSEPVPIS; this is encoded by the coding sequence ATGAACGAATATCTGCAATTCAAAGGAAAAATCCAGCAGCGAGTGGAGATGCTTGAAGGCGCCGTCCGCGAATTGGAGTTGTCGGGGTTGGCGAAAAGAGGCGTGCTTTCGCGCTGGTCGGAGTCTTTGGACCAGGTAAAAACTTCCCTGCAGGATTCCCTGGTGCGCATTGCGGTGGTAGGGGCTGTCAAATCGGGCAAGAGCACCCTTATCAATACGCTTCTTGGAAGGGATCTCTTGATGCGGGGAGCAGGAATCATCACGGCGTTCATTACCCGCATTCAGACCAACGGGCGGGTCGGCGGCTGGGTGGAGCTCAAACCATGGGCACAGATTCAAAAAGAGCTCAATGCAAGCCTTCGCATGTTCCCTCTGTACCAGGAAGAGATGTCGGAAAGCGACGCCCTGGACATTCGGTGCGCCGAGGACCGCGAGCGGCTCAAAGCTTTCCTTGACAGAGCTCAGATAGAGTGGCAGCAGAACCTTGGGCGGCTCGACCCCCATTTCATCCTGCTGAAGGGATATCTTGAAGGATACTTTCAGCTCAGGGACGAGATGGACGAGGATGTCCGCCGCCTCGTTTTGGATGAAGATTCCATAGGACGGCACCGGCATTATGTCGGGCGGGAAGGGCAGGCCGTTTACGTTCGGGACATGGAATTGCACTACCCTGTACCCTGGCTGGGGCAGAGGGTGGAAATCGCCGACTGCCAGGGGAGCGACTCTCCCAACTCTCTTCATTTCGAATTGCTTCAGCGGTATCTTTTGAAAAGCCAGTTCATTCTTTATGTGATCAGCAGCCGCACGGGGCTCAGGGAAGCCGATTTCAAGCTCCTGGATTTCATCAAAACCCTTCGCATGTTTCCTCAGACCTTTTTCATTTTGAATGTGGATCTCGATGCACACCCTCATGTGGAGGATTTGAACGCTCTTGTGAATCGGGTCCGAAGCGAGCTCTCCTGGGTGGTTCCCCGGCCGGCTCTTTTCGCCTTTTCGGGGCTCTATCACCTGATCGACCAGCTGCATGAAGAACTTCCCGAACGCGAGGGGCGCCGTCTCGAGTTCTGGAAGGAGGATGCGGCCCTTGCCCGCTGCACGGAAGGCGACTTTGCGGCTTTTCGCGAAGAGATGCGCCGAAGGATTGTCAGTCAGAGAACACGCATTCTACTGGGAAGCGGTCTGAGCCGCCTCAGCATGGTCGCCGCCGGCATACTGGATACGGCTCGAGCCCAAAAGCGATTCATTGATGAAAATCTGGGCAGCCTCAAAGAGTTCACCGGCCAGTTGAAAACGAAGCAGAAAGCGCTGCAGGGAACTCTGAGGACTCTCGAAAACGCCATTGCAGGGCTTCAGGATTCCGTCAAGCAGGAACTGGATCAGGCTGCGGATGGGTATTTTCACCTGAAAGAGGGGCTTCTGGTGGGGGAAACTCTGGATATGGTGGAACATTATCCCATCAGTGAAAAATATTATCGGGAACTGACCGATTACCGCCAATTTTTGCATAAACTTTATCACTTTTATCGCGAATTCAGGCAGTCCATTTCACGGTATTTGGTGGAAAAGGTGAATGTACGGGTGATTGAATTTGCTAAGGAGCAGGAAGCCTTCCTCCATGACAGGCTTTCCGAGTCTTCCCAATCCTTCTGGGCTTTGTTCGGGAGCGCTCTGGAAGACTACCGGCGTGAAATGGCTCAGTTCCAGATCGATCTGCGGGCTCCGGGGGACCTTCGCCACTGTCAATGGCCTTCCATGGAAATGATCATCCCTCCCACCTTCAGTCCCTTCATGGATCAGGAAGCCCTCGGGCCCGGTGTGCTCCTCATGAAGTTCGGACTGGGGTGCTTCACCCGCTTCCTCACGGGCATCAAGTCACGCATGGGAAAGCAAAGAGACCTTCTCCAATGGAGGCCTCAGGAAAGTGAAACCATTCAGGAAGCCGTCAGCCTGGTGAAGTCGGAAACCAAATCGGAACTCCTGCATGCGTTTCAAGAGTACCACAAGAGCTTCAAATTTCGATATCTCCACCGGCTTCTGGATGAGATGACCCGCTTTCTGCTGGAAGAATTTCGATTGCGGGCGGAAATGACGGAACTGGATTTTGTCGGTATTCTCAAGCAAAGCGAAGTGGAGGGAAAAGGACGGGCCGCCATGCGGGACCTTCTGATCCGGACGGTCGAGCTGACCGAGGGCATGGCGGCGGAACTGGATGAACTCAGGTGCCTGGTTCAGCTGGAATGGTTATCGAGTGAGGGGGAGGCCAGTCCGAAGGCACGGGAGCCGTCAGAACCAGTTCCGATTTCGTGA
- the miaA gene encoding tRNA (adenosine(37)-N6)-dimethylallyltransferase MiaA: protein MIQHRESLPIILLAGPTAVGKTFLSMELARRLGTEIVNADSMQIYRYMNIGTAKPTREERALVPHHLLDVVDPDEAFDAARYLELAAPVVDGLHARGKIPLVVGGTGLYLKILTRGICPATPGNPDIREALKREEKERGLAEMHAELLRVDPVLGRKIHPHDRQRVLRALEVYRITGIPLSSRQEQHGFQETIYPSIKVFLYRERDEIYKRINERVLMMMEEGFLDEVRHLMEMGFGPELRPMQSLGYKQLVRHLLGEGTLEEAVEQIQRETRRYAKRQMTWFRGDPEFRWFHVHDVEEIMEWIQNVVAGIS, encoded by the coding sequence ATGATTCAACACAGGGAATCCCTTCCCATCATTTTATTGGCCGGTCCTACGGCTGTGGGAAAAACGTTCCTTTCCATGGAACTTGCCAGGCGTCTGGGAACGGAAATCGTGAACGCCGATTCCATGCAGATCTACCGCTATATGAATATAGGAACGGCCAAACCGACCCGGGAGGAGCGGGCATTGGTGCCGCACCACCTTCTGGATGTCGTGGATCCGGATGAGGCTTTCGATGCCGCCCGGTACTTGGAACTGGCCGCTCCCGTTGTGGATGGCTTGCATGCCCGCGGCAAAATCCCCCTGGTTGTGGGGGGAACCGGGCTCTACCTGAAAATCCTCACTCGGGGTATCTGCCCTGCAACACCCGGAAATCCCGACATACGTGAGGCATTGAAACGGGAGGAGAAAGAGCGGGGACTTGCGGAGATGCATGCGGAGCTGCTTCGAGTGGACCCCGTTCTTGGACGGAAAATTCATCCCCATGACCGTCAGCGTGTTCTGCGCGCCCTGGAAGTTTATCGCATAACGGGAATTCCCCTTTCGAGCCGGCAGGAGCAGCATGGGTTTCAGGAAACCATCTATCCGAGCATTAAGGTTTTTTTGTACCGTGAACGCGATGAGATTTACAAACGCATCAACGAACGCGTCCTCATGATGATGGAAGAGGGATTCCTGGACGAAGTACGACATCTCATGGAGATGGGCTTCGGGCCCGAACTCAGGCCCATGCAGTCGCTCGGCTACAAACAACTGGTGCGGCATCTTCTGGGCGAAGGCACACTGGAGGAGGCCGTCGAACAGATTCAACGCGAGACCCGCCGTTACGCCAAACGGCAGATGACCTGGTTCCGGGGAGATCCGGAGTTCCGCTGGTTTCATGTTCACGATGTGGAAGAGATCATGGAATGGATTCAAAACGTTGTGGCGGGCATCTCCTGA
- the mutL gene encoding DNA mismatch repair endonuclease MutL has translation MSRITILPDTLCNQIAAGEVVERPAAVVKELVENSIDAGSRKISLNLLQGGRKEIRVVDNGVGMDPDDALLALERHATSKIKTLDDLQAIHSLGFRGEALPSIAAVSRFELTTREADALSGRLIRVESGILRDIRETGCPPGTMITVRDLFYNIPARRKFLRSVETEMAHIGDQFLRLAMAHPEIHFQLTHQERLQYDFPRAGDLIQRAGQVLGFDKIKKLKPFSVQTPSIRLEGLVSPPDVQRASGHSLFVYVNGRPVWDRTVNRAILGAYDSMLPKGKFPMVVLFMEIQPDLVDVNVHPTKREVRFRNPGEILETVRNALLKGLLDSGRRGSLDAPQRPLSSHEQPLPQRSYCLRETQVSLEDLLLRQIERESSSSPVQVKAFPDMAPPAAHMLSPLEDSEPDAFPEESASGGEMFFSRLPVLGQLANSYILLESSDGLILVDQHAAHERVIYDRLCADGPQEAGQRLMQSVVLELLPKEALMLKRWIPSLREIGFEIESFGGNSFVIHTVPAILSNHSPDVLIRELLETAHEDEDAPRWDLLAGLAKTASCHGAIRAGQKLRTEEIHHLLETLDRTRISATCPHGRPLWFKLTLDEIARLFHRT, from the coding sequence ATGAGTAGAATAACGATCTTGCCGGATACCCTCTGCAATCAGATTGCTGCGGGGGAAGTGGTGGAAAGACCCGCCGCCGTCGTCAAGGAACTGGTGGAAAACAGTATCGATGCCGGAAGCCGGAAGATATCTTTGAACCTCCTTCAGGGAGGGCGAAAGGAGATCCGGGTGGTGGACAACGGCGTGGGGATGGACCCCGACGATGCTCTGCTGGCCCTGGAACGCCACGCTACCAGCAAAATCAAGACACTGGATGATTTGCAGGCCATCCATTCACTGGGGTTTCGCGGAGAAGCCCTCCCCAGCATCGCTGCGGTCAGCCGCTTTGAACTCACCACACGGGAAGCCGACGCCCTGTCCGGGAGGCTCATTCGAGTGGAAAGCGGCATTTTGAGGGATATTCGCGAGACGGGGTGCCCACCCGGAACGATGATCACGGTGAGAGACCTCTTCTACAATATTCCCGCCCGCCGCAAATTCCTGAGATCCGTGGAGACGGAAATGGCTCATATCGGGGACCAGTTCCTCCGCCTCGCCATGGCTCACCCGGAGATCCATTTTCAGCTCACTCACCAGGAGCGGCTTCAATACGATTTTCCTAGGGCCGGGGATTTGATCCAGAGAGCCGGACAGGTCCTAGGGTTCGATAAGATCAAAAAGCTGAAACCCTTCTCGGTGCAAACCCCATCCATTCGCCTCGAAGGGCTTGTGAGCCCTCCGGATGTTCAGCGGGCCAGCGGTCATTCCCTGTTTGTCTACGTGAATGGAAGGCCCGTTTGGGATCGCACGGTCAACCGGGCCATCCTGGGGGCTTATGATTCCATGCTCCCCAAGGGCAAGTTTCCCATGGTGGTTCTTTTCATGGAGATTCAGCCGGATCTTGTGGATGTCAATGTCCATCCCACCAAGAGGGAAGTGCGCTTTCGAAACCCCGGTGAGATTCTGGAAACCGTACGCAACGCTCTTCTGAAAGGGCTGCTGGATTCCGGACGCCGAGGTAGCCTTGACGCTCCGCAACGCCCTTTGAGTTCCCATGAGCAGCCGTTGCCCCAAAGGAGCTATTGCCTCAGGGAAACTCAAGTCTCTCTGGAAGATCTTCTGCTCAGGCAAATCGAACGGGAATCTTCATCCAGTCCCGTGCAGGTGAAGGCCTTTCCGGATATGGCTCCGCCTGCAGCACACATGCTTTCGCCATTGGAGGATTCCGAACCCGATGCTTTCCCCGAAGAATCCGCTTCCGGCGGGGAAATGTTTTTTTCCCGGCTGCCCGTTCTCGGACAACTGGCCAATTCCTATATCCTCCTGGAATCCTCCGACGGATTGATCCTGGTGGACCAGCACGCCGCTCATGAAAGGGTGATCTACGACCGGCTCTGTGCGGATGGACCTCAAGAGGCGGGCCAGCGGCTCATGCAATCCGTGGTCCTGGAGCTTCTTCCCAAAGAGGCCCTCATGCTGAAACGGTGGATTCCCTCCTTGAGGGAGATCGGTTTTGAAATCGAATCCTTCGGAGGCAACAGTTTCGTCATTCACACGGTTCCCGCCATTCTCAGCAATCATTCTCCGGATGTCCTCATTCGGGAACTGCTGGAAACGGCTCACGAGGATGAAGATGCGCCGCGATGGGACCTCCTTGCCGGTTTGGCCAAAACGGCCTCCTGTCACGGAGCCATACGCGCCGGCCAGAAACTCAGGACGGAAGAGATACACCATTTGCTGGAAACCCTTGACCGGACACGTATCTCTGCCACATGTCCCCACGGTCGTCCCCTCTGGTTCAAACTTACCCTTGACGAAATTGCCCGGCTTTTCCATCGAACATGA
- a CDS encoding GAF domain-containing protein has product MRFSPYQSLVSLLSNILEAYTTAFFVVDPQKRLLNLVAVETLSRYLSPGLSLPLDQSGIISQVQKANQRIRIDKLQESTQSISTTLPFYREGEGHIKGLLAVPVGDGAGVLYVDTKYGWGFNDKQQKWILEFAAVLQELLVQQERVAQQIEYSRIAEFWQRMDQAAFKGAAFEDYCQMVINECSQLLGTEYGFLALQERGEDRYHLFAVTSNVPRNFIHQHFLLKQGLIGHIFQTRKPLLISRLNPHAPEHFLFSSGEGLPHHGTLWGLPAPMSLGQTVVLAFLSRETIEWSADCRKAITHMLHFFQLLLEQYYFKEECRQLQTYDLSTGVLNVLAFETRLDSAVTSSMQKSNPFTLALFQFEPWQNLFTTFPPKQVRQWQMELAVGLCGELAPNILVGQIAENRFAFLFPEMTVQEAKRPISRLMDFGQQFFSGKLRGTRIRPHIAWVGFPQDGSNSEQLWSLIYQRLLASLNPGIENISS; this is encoded by the coding sequence ATGCGTTTCAGTCCTTACCAGTCTCTTGTCAGTCTTCTCAGCAACATTTTAGAGGCCTACACTACCGCTTTTTTTGTCGTCGATCCTCAAAAACGTCTCCTCAACCTGGTAGCCGTCGAAACTCTGAGCAGGTATCTTTCTCCGGGCCTTAGCCTTCCCCTGGATCAAAGCGGCATCATTTCCCAAGTGCAGAAGGCGAACCAGAGAATTCGTATCGATAAACTGCAGGAGTCAACACAGTCCATCTCTACGACATTGCCCTTTTATCGTGAGGGAGAGGGACACATCAAGGGGCTCCTCGCCGTCCCCGTGGGTGATGGTGCGGGAGTGCTCTACGTGGACACCAAATACGGGTGGGGCTTCAACGATAAGCAGCAGAAATGGATTCTGGAATTTGCTGCCGTTCTTCAGGAGTTGCTGGTTCAGCAGGAAAGAGTCGCACAGCAGATAGAATATTCGCGCATTGCCGAATTCTGGCAGCGTATGGATCAGGCGGCATTCAAGGGAGCAGCCTTTGAAGACTATTGCCAGATGGTCATCAATGAATGCTCGCAGCTTCTCGGGACCGAATACGGCTTTCTGGCGCTGCAGGAACGGGGAGAAGATCGATACCACTTATTCGCTGTCACATCCAATGTCCCGCGCAATTTCATCCATCAGCATTTTCTGCTGAAGCAAGGACTGATCGGACACATATTCCAGACACGGAAACCTCTCCTGATTTCCCGGTTGAACCCTCATGCCCCGGAGCATTTTCTCTTTTCCTCAGGAGAAGGTCTTCCCCACCATGGAACCCTATGGGGACTTCCCGCCCCCATGTCTCTGGGACAGACCGTCGTACTGGCATTTCTCTCCAGAGAAACCATAGAGTGGAGCGCAGATTGCCGGAAGGCTATAACACATATGCTGCATTTCTTTCAATTGCTGCTGGAGCAATATTATTTCAAAGAAGAATGCAGACAGCTCCAAACTTACGACCTTTCCACGGGCGTCTTGAATGTCCTGGCTTTCGAAACCAGACTGGATTCCGCGGTCACCAGTTCCATGCAAAAAAGCAATCCGTTTACTCTGGCTCTCTTTCAGTTCGAACCCTGGCAAAACCTTTTCACGACATTTCCACCCAAACAGGTGCGTCAGTGGCAGATGGAACTGGCCGTAGGGCTTTGCGGTGAACTCGCACCCAACATTCTCGTGGGGCAAATCGCGGAAAATCGATTCGCTTTTCTCTTTCCGGAAATGACGGTCCAGGAAGCCAAGCGTCCTATTTCCCGCTTGATGGATTTCGGACAGCAGTTTTTTTCGGGGAAGCTCCGAGGAACCCGCATACGCCCCCATATCGCCTGGGTGGGCTTTCCCCAGGATGGCTCCAACAGTGAACAATTATGGTCCCTGATTTATCAACGTCTTCTTGCAAGCTTGAATCCCGGTATTGAAAACATCTCCTCATAA
- a CDS encoding rod shape-determining protein has protein sequence MFNRLLAYFSKDLAMDLGTANTLIYLRGKGVVLNEPSVVAINQDTHQVIAVGHDARNIIGRHGQRIVTIRPLKDGVIADFEVTSVMIKYFLSKVLNRRQFIRPRLVVAVPTGITSVEKRAVIEAAEQAGARHIHLVEEPMAAAIGAGLPIDQPFGNMIVDIGGGTTEVAVISMFAVAYSESVRVAGDEANEAILRYIQRERQMVISEVLAENIKMKIGTAAPLPQPETMDITGKEILTGIPKTFTITDEEIREAIKEPIMTIVEAVKRALEKTPPDLAGDIHERGFWLAGGGALIRGLDQLLHESTSLKVNISDDPLTAVARGAGSVIEHVDFFRQVFIN, from the coding sequence ATGTTTAATCGACTACTTGCATATTTTTCCAAAGATCTCGCGATGGATCTCGGTACTGCCAACACTCTGATTTACTTGCGCGGGAAAGGTGTGGTTCTCAATGAACCCTCCGTAGTGGCCATCAATCAAGATACTCACCAGGTCATCGCCGTCGGGCACGATGCGCGCAATATCATCGGTCGTCATGGACAGCGCATCGTAACCATCCGTCCTCTCAAAGACGGGGTCATCGCGGATTTTGAAGTCACCAGTGTGATGATCAAGTACTTTCTCTCCAAAGTCCTGAACCGAAGACAGTTCATTCGCCCAAGGCTGGTAGTAGCCGTTCCAACGGGGATCACTTCTGTGGAAAAGCGCGCCGTCATTGAGGCGGCGGAACAGGCGGGCGCCCGCCACATTCATCTCGTCGAAGAACCCATGGCGGCGGCCATCGGCGCTGGACTGCCCATTGATCAACCCTTCGGCAATATGATCGTGGATATCGGTGGAGGAACAACCGAAGTGGCGGTCATTTCCATGTTTGCAGTGGCGTACAGCGAGTCGGTGCGGGTGGCCGGAGATGAAGCCAACGAAGCCATATTGCGATATATTCAGCGGGAACGCCAGATGGTGATCAGTGAAGTTCTGGCGGAAAATATAAAGATGAAAATCGGCACGGCCGCCCCTCTACCTCAACCCGAAACCATGGATATAACGGGTAAAGAAATTCTCACAGGCATCCCCAAGACCTTCACCATAACCGATGAAGAAATCCGCGAAGCCATCAAAGAACCCATCATGACCATAGTGGAAGCCGTAAAGAGGGCCCTGGAGAAAACACCTCCCGATCTGGCCGGGGATATTCATGAAAGAGGGTTCTGGCTGGCCGGTGGTGGAGCCCTCATCCGGGGACTCGATCAGCTGCTGCACGAAAGCACCAGCCTCAAAGTCAACATTTCCGATGACCCTCTCACCGCCGTAGCCCGTGGAGCAGGCAGCGTCATCGAACACGTCGACTTCTTTCGGCAGGTCTTCATCAACTGA
- a CDS encoding CBS and ACT domain-containing protein, with protein sequence MYVGWSMKTNLITISPDTSIFKAREMMTTHRISHLPVTDGKAHLLGIVTDRDLKQAWASPATTLSVHELTYVLQKLTAANVMTKDVITGTPDMTIERAARIMFDNKIGALPIVKDDRLVGLITTSDLTEILLTALGMSDDSKRLSLLVKDRIGVLAEVGKHMAEAHINIRSVLFVPLRGHADYWQLILRVNQTNFQSAVQVLKEAGFKVVVDYVEDPTPYLET encoded by the coding sequence ATGTATGTTGGCTGGAGCATGAAAACGAACCTGATCACCATATCGCCCGACACATCCATATTCAAAGCACGAGAGATGATGACCACGCACAGGATTTCTCATCTTCCAGTCACGGATGGAAAGGCGCACCTTCTGGGAATCGTGACGGACCGGGACTTGAAACAGGCATGGGCCTCACCGGCTACGACCCTGAGTGTTCATGAACTCACTTACGTGCTGCAAAAACTCACTGCAGCAAATGTCATGACCAAAGATGTCATCACGGGAACACCCGACATGACCATCGAGCGTGCTGCGCGCATCATGTTCGACAACAAAATCGGTGCCCTGCCCATCGTAAAGGATGACAGGCTCGTCGGACTCATCACCACAAGCGATCTGACGGAAATCCTCCTGACTGCCCTGGGCATGAGCGATGACAGCAAAAGACTCTCCCTGCTGGTCAAAGACCGCATCGGCGTTCTGGCCGAAGTCGGCAAGCATATGGCGGAAGCGCACATCAATATCCGCAGCGTGTTGTTTGTTCCCCTGCGCGGTCATGCGGACTACTGGCAGCTGATTTTGCGCGTCAATCAGACCAACTTTCAAAGTGCCGTACAAGTCCTCAAGGAGGCGGGCTTCAAGGTGGTCGTGGATTATGTCGAAGACCCTACCCCTTACCTGGAAACCTGA
- a CDS encoding ROK family protein, producing the protein MKKRMFIGIDIGGTNMRAALIDKQGKILQLNKIPTDNAAGAENASKRLVETCRSLVQKSPEWGGNVVGIGMGVAGKINAKEGLVVFSPNIPCMRNYPLGIELEEGLSIPVVMENDANVFGIGENWIGAGHALDNWVGLTLGTGVGGCLILEGRLWEGDHLGFAAELGHIIVQPGGPLCNCGLRGCLEAHASGRALMQGVEEAVEQGALSNGPLFEKWQRNALNPKVIYECALQEDPTALKLFNRMGWALGLAIANLFTALGIRHAIIGGGVSASWDLFVGPLRESLANHSSFLSPEEMVILRSSLQDDAALVGAAKLAMDLTV; encoded by the coding sequence ATGAAAAAAAGGATGTTCATCGGCATAGATATAGGCGGCACCAATATGCGGGCGGCCTTGATAGACAAGCAGGGCAAAATCCTGCAATTGAACAAGATCCCTACCGATAATGCAGCGGGAGCCGAAAATGCCAGCAAACGACTCGTGGAGACATGCCGGTCGCTGGTGCAAAAATCCCCGGAATGGGGAGGAAATGTTGTGGGTATCGGCATGGGCGTAGCCGGTAAAATCAATGCTAAGGAAGGCCTGGTCGTTTTCTCTCCCAATATTCCCTGTATGCGGAACTATCCTCTGGGGATCGAACTGGAAGAGGGGCTGAGTATTCCCGTAGTCATGGAAAACGATGCCAACGTTTTCGGCATCGGAGAAAACTGGATCGGTGCGGGGCACGCTCTCGACAACTGGGTCGGTCTCACGCTGGGGACAGGGGTGGGAGGATGCCTGATTCTGGAAGGCCGCCTGTGGGAGGGGGATCACCTGGGATTTGCAGCAGAACTCGGCCATATCATCGTACAGCCCGGGGGGCCGCTCTGTAACTGCGGATTGCGAGGCTGCCTGGAAGCCCACGCATCCGGCAGGGCCCTCATGCAGGGAGTCGAAGAAGCCGTAGAACAGGGGGCATTGAGCAACGGCCCACTCTTCGAAAAATGGCAACGGAATGCGCTGAATCCAAAAGTCATTTACGAGTGTGCACTACAGGAAGACCCCACCGCCCTGAAACTCTTCAACCGCATGGGATGGGCTTTGGGGCTGGCTATTGCCAATCTTTTCACTGCCCTGGGGATCCGTCACGCCATCATAGGAGGAGGGGTCAGCGCATCATGGGACCTTTTCGTCGGTCCCCTGCGCGAAAGCCTTGCAAATCACTCCAGCTTCCTCTCGCCCGAAGAAATGGTGATTCTCAGGAGCTCATTGCAGGATGATGCGGCCCTGGTGGGTGCGGCAAAACTCGCTATGGACCTGACGGTTTGA